In Paenibacillus larvae subsp. larvae, the following proteins share a genomic window:
- the rsmH gene encoding 16S rRNA (cytosine(1402)-N(4))-methyltransferase RsmH, whose product MFHHITVLKEEAVEGLDIKPDGLYVDCTLGGAGHSVRIASQLSKEGLLLALDQDASALANAQNVLAEYEDRVRIVKTNFRELKHVLQLEPRTVKNGTPQVDGILFDLGVSSPQLDEAERGFSYNHDAELDMRMDRSSPLTAKTIVNEWAPEEIARILFVYGEEKFSRKIASSIVKARENKTIETTGELVEIIKQAIPAAARRSGPHPAKRSFQALRIAVNDELGAFENALEQAIECLAPGGRVAVITFHSLEDRICKQMFAKFVGKCTCPPDFPMCVCNNKGILKLVNRKPITASEKELAYNPRARSAKLRIAEKLS is encoded by the coding sequence TTGTTTCACCATATCACTGTATTAAAAGAAGAAGCAGTTGAAGGACTGGACATAAAACCGGATGGACTTTATGTTGATTGCACGCTGGGAGGAGCTGGCCACAGTGTCAGGATTGCATCCCAATTAAGCAAGGAAGGGCTCCTTCTTGCCTTGGATCAGGATGCTTCTGCTCTTGCCAATGCCCAAAACGTGCTGGCAGAGTATGAAGATCGTGTCCGTATCGTAAAGACTAACTTTCGGGAATTGAAACATGTTTTACAGTTAGAGCCAAGAACTGTGAAAAACGGAACTCCCCAGGTGGATGGCATTTTATTTGATTTAGGTGTATCTTCCCCTCAACTTGATGAGGCAGAGCGGGGATTCAGCTACAATCATGATGCTGAACTCGATATGCGGATGGACCGTTCCTCGCCGCTTACAGCCAAAACGATCGTGAATGAATGGGCTCCCGAAGAAATCGCACGTATTTTGTTTGTATACGGGGAAGAAAAATTTTCGAGAAAAATCGCTTCCTCGATTGTAAAGGCAAGGGAGAACAAAACGATTGAGACGACCGGGGAACTTGTGGAGATTATTAAGCAAGCTATTCCGGCTGCGGCAAGAAGAAGCGGTCCTCACCCTGCCAAAAGGAGTTTTCAAGCGCTTCGGATTGCTGTGAATGATGAATTGGGAGCTTTTGAAAATGCCCTGGAACAGGCTATAGAATGTCTGGCTCCCGGAGGGAGAGTAGCAGTCATTACCTTTCACTCCTTGGAGGATCGTATTTGCAAGCAAATGTTTGCGAAATTTGTCGGAAAATGTACCTGTCCTCCGGACTTTCCAATGTGTGTTTGTAATAACAAAGGTATCTTAAAATTAGTAAACCGAAAACCAATAACAGCTTCTGAAAAGGAGCTTGCATACAATCCGCGTGCCCGATCCGCCAAATTGCGTATCGCAGAGAAGTTAAGTTAA
- the mraZ gene encoding division/cell wall cluster transcriptional repressor MraZ, with amino-acid sequence MFMGEYQHSIDEKGRLIIPAKFRESLGASFVITRGLDNCLFVYPKSEWAVLEQKLKSLPLMKADARAFTRFFFSGATESELDKQGRVNIAKNLAQYAKLEKDCVVIGVSNRVEIWSREIWENYFQTSEQSFNEIAEKLVDFDFDL; translated from the coding sequence ATGTTCATGGGGGAATATCAACATAGCATTGATGAGAAAGGCCGATTGATCATTCCCGCCAAGTTTCGTGAATCCCTTGGAGCTTCCTTTGTCATTACCCGCGGCCTCGACAACTGTTTGTTTGTCTATCCTAAGTCTGAATGGGCGGTTCTGGAGCAAAAGTTAAAGTCACTGCCTCTGATGAAAGCAGATGCCAGGGCTTTTACACGTTTCTTTTTCTCAGGAGCTACAGAAAGCGAATTGGATAAACAAGGAAGGGTCAATATTGCGAAAAATCTCGCCCAGTATGCTAAGCTGGAAAAAGATTGCGTAGTCATCGGGGTTTCCAACCGCGTTGAGATTTGGAGCAGGGAGATATGGGAAAACTACTTCCAAACATCTGAGCAATCTTTTAATGAAATTGCCGAGAAGTTGGTCGATTTTGATTTTGACTTGTAA
- a CDS encoding IS3 family transposase, producing the protein MSTYGYQQTQLFLLQDHGVWINHKKVLRLMQEMGLRSRIRRKHRCNYSSSIGGRVAENMLQRDFTADALHQKWVTDVTQYRVADTWLYVSAIKDLYNNEIVAYHMSLRNDNQLVLQTFTKAFETAKDVTGLIVHSDQGFQYTSYPYHDMLRKVGAQISMSRRGNCYENASMESFFSHLKTEGLYLYDTKFG; encoded by the coding sequence ATCAGTACATATGGATATCAGCAAACCCAGCTATTTCTGCTGCAAGACCACGGAGTGTGGATCAACCATAAGAAGGTGCTGCGTCTCATGCAAGAAATGGGATTGCGTTCCCGCATTCGCCGTAAGCATCGCTGTAACTATAGTTCCTCTATAGGAGGCCGAGTTGCAGAGAATATGCTGCAGCGCGATTTTACAGCGGATGCACTTCATCAAAAATGGGTGACCGATGTCACCCAGTACCGTGTGGCAGATACCTGGCTGTACGTGTCGGCTATTAAGGACTTGTACAATAATGAGATTGTGGCTTACCACATGAGCCTTCGTAACGATAATCAGCTTGTCCTCCAAACGTTTACAAAAGCCTTTGAAACGGCGAAAGACGTGACTGGACTGATCGTTCACAGTGACCAAGGATTCCAGTACACGTCTTACCCTTACCACGATATGCTGCGAAAGGTCGGCGCTCAAATCAGCATGTCTCGCAGAGGCAATTGTTATGAAAACGCCTCGATGGAGAGCTTCTTCTCGCATCTCAAAACGGAAGGGCTCTACCTTTATGATACGAAGTTTGGATGA
- a CDS encoding IS3 family transposase has product MIRSLDEAQRRIEEYIHFYNQSRPQRKLKKLTPVEYRRQLAA; this is encoded by the coding sequence ATGATACGAAGTTTGGATGAGGCACAAAGACGAATTGAGGAATATATTCATTTTTACAACCAAAGCCGACCACAACGAAAATTAAAGAAGCTGACGCCGGTTGAGTACCGACGCCAGCTTGCCGCCTAG
- a CDS encoding adenosylhomocysteinase, which translates to MNTVERSIVKDMSLAREGHLKIDWVRAHMPVLNRIREQFEKELPFQGLKVVISLHLEAKTAYLAKVIKAGGAEVAITGSNPLSTQDDVCAALVEDGITVYAKYNPEPAEYKSLLMKTLETKPDLIIDDGGDLISILHSERQDLLEGIRGGAEETTTGILRLKAMEKEGQLQFPMVAVNDAYCKYLFDNRYGTGQSVFDGINRTTNLVVAGKTVVVAGYGWCGKGVAMRAKGLGAQVVVTEVDAIKAVEAYMDGFTVLPMKEAAKIGDYFITVTGNRDIITREDYEVMKEGAILSNAGHFDVEVNKEDLEALASSKRTVRKNIEEYQLKNGKKVYLLAEGRLVNLAAGDGHPAEIMDMTFALQAMGLKYINEHYKEIGGKVINVPYEIDEKVARMKLESLGISLDSLSEAQKQYLDSWKEE; encoded by the coding sequence ATGAATACTGTGGAAAGAAGTATTGTCAAAGACATGTCATTGGCGCGGGAGGGGCATTTAAAAATTGATTGGGTCAGGGCTCATATGCCTGTACTCAATCGAATCCGCGAGCAGTTTGAGAAAGAACTGCCTTTTCAAGGACTGAAAGTAGTGATTTCCCTGCATCTGGAGGCCAAAACGGCTTATCTTGCCAAGGTAATTAAAGCTGGGGGTGCAGAGGTGGCAATAACGGGAAGCAACCCTCTTTCCACACAGGATGATGTTTGTGCAGCTTTGGTTGAGGATGGCATTACCGTATACGCCAAGTATAATCCGGAACCGGCAGAATATAAGTCCCTGCTCATGAAAACGCTGGAAACCAAACCGGATTTAATCATTGACGACGGCGGAGATCTTATTTCCATCCTGCATTCCGAAAGACAAGACCTGCTTGAAGGTATCCGCGGAGGCGCGGAAGAGACAACAACGGGTATCCTCCGGTTAAAAGCCATGGAAAAAGAAGGGCAGCTGCAATTTCCGATGGTAGCTGTGAATGATGCTTACTGCAAGTACTTATTTGATAATCGTTATGGTACCGGGCAATCGGTATTTGACGGAATTAACCGGACAACTAACCTGGTGGTAGCTGGTAAAACAGTTGTCGTTGCAGGATATGGCTGGTGCGGAAAAGGGGTAGCTATGCGGGCCAAAGGCCTAGGCGCCCAAGTGGTGGTTACGGAAGTGGATGCCATTAAAGCGGTTGAGGCCTACATGGACGGATTCACTGTACTGCCGATGAAAGAAGCCGCCAAGATTGGCGATTACTTTATCACCGTAACCGGTAACCGGGATATTATTACCAGGGAAGACTACGAGGTAATGAAAGAAGGGGCCATTCTCTCCAATGCCGGACATTTCGATGTAGAAGTGAATAAAGAGGATCTGGAGGCTCTTGCCTCTTCTAAACGAACCGTGCGTAAAAACATTGAGGAATATCAGTTGAAAAATGGCAAGAAAGTCTACTTGCTGGCTGAAGGACGTCTGGTGAATCTGGCCGCTGGAGACGGGCACCCCGCAGAGATCATGGATATGACGTTTGCCCTTCAGGCTATGGGACTCAAGTACATCAATGAACACTATAAGGAGATCGGAGGCAAGGTCATCAACGTGCCGTATGAAATCGACGAGAAAGTTGCACGGATGAAATTGGAATCCCTCGGCATCTCCCTCGATAGCTTAAGCGAAGCCCAAAAACAGTATTTGGACAGCTGGAAAGAAGAATAG
- the bshC gene encoding bacillithiol biosynthesis cysteine-adding enzyme BshC, whose protein sequence is MKWEAFHWTQSQPLAEDYNHHFTRVQELYDFNPWEEGSLQRRADWVRSSGTAQADRAALIQALKEYNHRLNQPPEALRAVEALESPDALAVVGGQQAGLFGGPLLVLYKAITILQVAKQAADQLSCPVIPVFWIAGEDHDWDEANHMYYFGHNLTLQKIRLNGRKNVRTSVSRTVVTSSDWMKALRQLDHSLMDSPHKGELLLEISNTLEDDPSLSLAFGRWMSKLFGKYGLVLTDSDDPNLRKLESPFFEKLISRNTELRSALKNGEDRVKALGYHPQVSIEENQAHLFLFHEDTGERQLLFKDGEIFTDKRGFLKYSPNHLGDLAFCSPERFSNNVMTRPLMQEFLFPVLCTVLGGAEIAYWGLTREAFHLFGMKLPILIPRAGVTLVTDSVHKWMKTHAIRKEDIMAGLEARKEEWLREQRPVDYPGHFEKVRRQFKEIYDPLLDSISAINKGLKTLGEINMDHILKQVRYLEEKTEQAHRTKYDKAIRQWERLTQSLTPMGKPQERVLNACAFLNQYGNAWLNDLVETQLPLGGKHSVYYI, encoded by the coding sequence TTGAAATGGGAAGCATTTCATTGGACACAAAGCCAGCCTTTAGCCGAGGATTACAACCATCACTTTACTCGTGTGCAGGAGTTATATGATTTTAATCCATGGGAAGAAGGCAGCTTGCAGCGCCGGGCAGACTGGGTCCGCTCTTCCGGAACCGCACAAGCGGACCGTGCTGCACTGATTCAGGCGCTTAAGGAATACAACCACAGATTGAATCAGCCGCCGGAAGCCCTGAGAGCCGTCGAAGCGTTGGAGTCTCCAGATGCGTTGGCTGTTGTAGGAGGTCAGCAGGCAGGGCTCTTCGGCGGTCCACTGCTCGTTCTGTATAAAGCCATCACGATTTTGCAAGTTGCAAAACAGGCAGCAGACCAGCTCAGTTGTCCGGTTATTCCGGTTTTTTGGATAGCCGGAGAAGATCATGACTGGGATGAGGCGAATCATATGTATTATTTTGGACATAATCTTACTCTGCAGAAAATCCGGCTTAACGGGAGGAAAAATGTAAGAACCTCAGTTAGCAGGACTGTTGTTACTTCCAGTGACTGGATGAAAGCACTTCGCCAGCTTGACCACTCGTTAATGGATAGCCCGCATAAAGGGGAACTGCTGCTGGAGATCTCGAACACGCTGGAAGATGATCCTTCATTAAGCCTTGCTTTTGGGCGCTGGATGTCAAAGCTGTTCGGAAAATATGGGCTTGTTCTTACGGACTCGGATGATCCGAACTTGCGCAAGCTGGAAAGTCCCTTTTTTGAGAAGCTGATATCCCGCAATACGGAACTTCGCAGCGCTCTGAAAAACGGGGAGGACCGGGTGAAAGCCCTGGGATATCATCCCCAGGTTTCCATTGAAGAAAATCAGGCCCACTTGTTTTTGTTTCATGAAGATACGGGTGAAAGGCAGCTTTTATTTAAAGACGGAGAAATTTTCACCGATAAACGCGGTTTTCTGAAGTATTCGCCGAACCATCTGGGAGACCTGGCCTTTTGTTCACCCGAGCGGTTTAGCAACAATGTGATGACAAGACCGCTTATGCAGGAATTTTTATTTCCTGTGCTGTGTACTGTGCTGGGTGGGGCAGAAATTGCTTACTGGGGATTAACAAGGGAAGCCTTCCATTTGTTTGGTATGAAATTGCCCATACTAATCCCGCGTGCGGGTGTTACTTTAGTGACCGATTCTGTACATAAATGGATGAAAACCCATGCAATCCGTAAAGAAGACATCATGGCAGGATTGGAGGCGCGTAAAGAAGAATGGTTAAGAGAGCAACGCCCTGTGGACTATCCAGGTCATTTTGAAAAGGTAAGAAGACAGTTCAAAGAGATATATGATCCTCTTCTGGACTCGATTTCGGCTATTAATAAAGGATTAAAAACGCTGGGTGAAATCAATATGGATCATATTCTCAAGCAGGTCCGTTACTTGGAGGAAAAGACAGAGCAGGCCCACCGGACTAAATACGATAAAGCAATTCGGCAATGGGAACGTCTCACACAAAGCTTGACGCCCATGGGTAAACCGCAGGAGCGTGTGTTGAATGCCTGTGCCTTCCTGAATCAATATGGAAACGCTTGGCTTAACGATTTGGTAGAAACACAATTGCCGCTTGGCGGCAAGCATAGTGTTTACTATATTTAG
- a CDS encoding ABC transporter ATP-binding protein, which yields MSEQPILQVREMKKHFVVGSGKVLKAVDNFSIDIKRGETFGLVGESGCGKSTAGRTIINLYKATSGEVLFNGENVHTLSGKKLKQFNRNMQMVFQDPYASLNPRMSVGNIIAEGLDIHGLASGSKRKQRVAELLHAVGLNEEHASRFPHEFSGGQRQRIGIARALAIDPQFIIADEPISALDVSVQAQVVNLFRDLQREHGLTYLFIAHDLAMVKHISDRIGVMYLGHLVEVTTSEALYAKPLHPYTASLLSAIPIPDPEIERTREKIILEGEVPSPLNPPSGCPFRTRCPKAMEECALSMPPMKEVEPGHFVACHLHN from the coding sequence ATGTCTGAACAACCGATTCTGCAAGTCCGTGAAATGAAAAAACACTTCGTAGTGGGGTCGGGGAAAGTCCTAAAAGCAGTGGACAACTTCTCGATTGACATTAAACGCGGCGAAACGTTTGGTCTTGTTGGAGAGTCGGGCTGCGGTAAATCCACAGCCGGACGAACTATTATTAATCTGTATAAAGCCACTTCCGGAGAAGTTCTTTTCAACGGAGAGAACGTTCATACATTGTCCGGAAAAAAACTGAAACAATTTAACCGTAATATGCAAATGGTGTTTCAGGATCCGTACGCTTCCTTGAACCCGAGAATGTCTGTCGGCAACATCATTGCGGAAGGACTGGACATTCATGGACTGGCTTCCGGGTCCAAGCGTAAACAGCGGGTAGCCGAATTACTGCATGCAGTTGGTTTGAATGAGGAACATGCTAGCCGGTTTCCGCATGAATTCTCCGGTGGCCAGCGGCAGCGGATCGGAATTGCCCGTGCGCTTGCCATCGATCCGCAGTTTATTATTGCGGATGAACCGATTTCCGCTCTTGATGTGTCGGTACAAGCCCAAGTAGTAAACTTGTTCCGGGATCTGCAAAGAGAACACGGGCTTACTTATTTGTTTATTGCCCATGACCTGGCGATGGTGAAACACATCTCTGACCGGATTGGCGTGATGTACCTCGGACATCTGGTAGAGGTAACAACTTCGGAAGCTCTTTATGCGAAGCCGCTCCATCCTTATACTGCCTCACTTCTTTCGGCTATTCCGATTCCGGACCCGGAAATTGAACGGACAAGAGAAAAAATTATTCTGGAAGGCGAAGTGCCAAGTCCATTAAATCCGCCAAGCGGCTGCCCCTTCCGGACGCGCTGCCCGAAAGCGATGGAAGAATGTGCTCTATCTATGCCGCCGATGAAAGAAGTGGAACCAGGCCATTTTGTGGCTTGTCATCTTCATAATTGA
- a CDS encoding ABC transporter ATP-binding protein → MSKQKETILDVKDLRVSFQHHAGEIQAVRGVSFHLNKGEVLAIVGESGCGKSVRAQTLMRLNPSPPTIIKSGSILFDGDTEITELSEKQMQKIRGSEIGMIFQDPMTSLNPTMTVGKQIAETLIKHQNMSKLDAMKKAVDMLKLVGISNPEGRVKQYPHELSGGMRQRVMIAIALACSPKLLIADEPTTALDVTIQAQIIDLMKKLSETVDSAIILITHDLGVVAEMAQRVLVMYAGMVVEQGTLDEIFYDPRHPYTWGLLKSVPRLDTQHDEDLVPIPGTPPDLFAPPKGCPFAARCPYAMEVCVNEFPEYTELSDHHTAACWLLHPDAPKVERPIELGGKVHV, encoded by the coding sequence ATGAGTAAACAAAAAGAGACCATTCTTGATGTCAAAGATTTACGGGTATCCTTCCAACATCATGCAGGCGAAATTCAAGCGGTACGCGGTGTTTCGTTTCATTTGAATAAGGGAGAGGTCCTGGCGATTGTTGGTGAATCAGGATGCGGTAAGTCCGTAAGGGCTCAAACCTTGATGAGGCTGAACCCGTCTCCGCCAACGATCATCAAAAGCGGTTCGATTTTGTTCGATGGTGATACTGAGATTACGGAATTAAGTGAAAAGCAAATGCAGAAAATCAGGGGTTCCGAGATCGGTATGATCTTCCAGGACCCGATGACTTCTCTTAATCCGACAATGACTGTAGGCAAACAGATAGCCGAGACACTGATCAAGCACCAGAATATGTCAAAATTGGATGCGATGAAAAAAGCGGTTGATATGCTGAAGTTAGTAGGCATCTCCAATCCGGAAGGCCGTGTGAAACAATATCCGCACGAATTATCCGGAGGGATGAGACAAAGGGTCATGATCGCAATTGCCCTTGCCTGCTCGCCAAAGCTTCTCATTGCTGATGAACCGACCACGGCACTTGATGTGACCATTCAGGCGCAGATCATCGATTTGATGAAGAAATTATCCGAAACAGTAGATTCTGCAATTATTCTGATCACCCATGATCTGGGTGTTGTGGCTGAGATGGCTCAGCGTGTTCTTGTTATGTATGCGGGAATGGTTGTAGAACAAGGCACACTGGATGAAATTTTCTATGACCCCCGTCATCCGTATACTTGGGGGCTGCTCAAATCAGTCCCTCGCCTGGATACGCAGCATGACGAAGACCTTGTTCCAATCCCGGGAACCCCTCCGGATTTGTTTGCTCCTCCCAAGGGATGCCCATTTGCGGCCAGATGCCCTTATGCCATGGAAGTGTGCGTGAACGAGTTCCCTGAATATACGGAGCTTTCAGATCATCATACAGCTGCCTGCTGGCTGCTGCATCCTGATGCTCCAAAAGTGGAACGTCCGATTGAACTAGGAGGGAAGGTCCATGTCTGA
- a CDS encoding ABC transporter permease codes for MQTPVTSDTTSTNRFAPASREKLESEQIVRPSQTFWQDAWRRLKKNRLAMAGLIILITLTLFAIIAPMISGYEADIQDLTAKNQTPSSDHWFGTDDFGRDLWTRVWWGTRVSLFIGIVAAILDLIIGVIYGGISGYYGGKIDNIMQRFIEIIYSIPYLLITVLMIMVMGAGIWTIIIAYSITGWVGMARLVRGQVLALKEQEYVLASKTLGASSWRIIMKNLIPNAMAIIIVQITFVVPSAIFAEAFLSFIGLGLRPPDASLGSLLSDGANSMRYFPHRLLFPTAIFSLVLLSFNLLGDGLRDALDPRMRK; via the coding sequence ATGCAAACACCAGTAACATCTGATACAACTTCAACAAACAGGTTTGCCCCGGCTTCCAGAGAAAAGCTGGAAAGTGAACAAATTGTCAGGCCTTCACAAACGTTCTGGCAAGATGCTTGGCGACGACTTAAGAAAAACAGACTGGCTATGGCCGGCTTAATCATATTGATTACTCTTACATTATTTGCCATCATCGCTCCTATGATTTCCGGGTACGAGGCAGATATCCAAGATTTGACGGCAAAAAACCAAACCCCAAGCTCAGACCACTGGTTCGGAACTGATGATTTCGGGCGTGATTTATGGACTCGTGTCTGGTGGGGGACCCGCGTATCTTTATTTATTGGGATTGTAGCTGCTATTCTTGATTTGATTATCGGTGTTATCTATGGTGGTATATCCGGATATTACGGAGGCAAGATCGATAACATTATGCAGCGTTTCATTGAAATTATTTATTCTATTCCTTATCTTCTCATTACTGTACTGATGATCATGGTTATGGGTGCCGGCATATGGACGATTATCATCGCTTATTCCATTACCGGCTGGGTTGGAATGGCGCGTCTTGTCCGTGGTCAAGTACTGGCGCTGAAAGAGCAGGAGTATGTCCTTGCGTCCAAAACACTAGGTGCAAGCTCCTGGCGTATTATAATGAAGAACCTGATTCCCAATGCAATGGCCATCATTATCGTACAAATTACTTTTGTCGTACCGTCCGCTATTTTTGCCGAGGCCTTCCTTAGCTTTATCGGACTGGGACTTCGTCCGCCTGATGCTTCACTCGGCTCGCTGCTTTCCGACGGTGCGAACTCCATGCGCTACTTCCCGCACCGCCTGCTTTTCCCGACAGCTATTTTCAGCTTAGTACTCTTAAGCTTTAACCTGCTGGGTGACGGTCTTCGTGATGCGCTGGATCCAAGAATGAGAAAATAA
- a CDS encoding ABC transporter permease translates to MSRYILRRLIYALITLWLIISLTFVLMHNLPGDPFGENANKLPKQQKELLLKQYGLDKPMWEQYLIYMKKAVQGDFGVSYQFPAKSVTDIIKQAFPNSLELGLYSIVISIFFGLLLGIIAALRHNKWQDYSAMFLAVVGISIPSFVLGPLLAYFIGVKLEWLPVALWNGPKFKILPSIALSFGTIAILARMMRTSMLDVLNMDYIKTAKAKGLAQPAVIVKHAIRNAILPVVTIIGPIFVNIITGTLVVEQIFAIPGLGKHFVNSISTNDYSMICGLTIFYSAILIVVILVTDLLYGLVDPGIRLGKGGK, encoded by the coding sequence GTGTCCAGATATATTCTGCGCAGATTGATTTATGCGCTCATTACATTATGGCTCATCATCTCACTCACGTTCGTCCTGATGCACAACCTGCCCGGTGATCCATTTGGTGAGAATGCCAACAAGCTGCCTAAACAGCAGAAGGAACTGTTGCTCAAGCAATACGGGCTTGACAAACCAATGTGGGAGCAATATCTCATCTACATGAAAAAAGCGGTCCAGGGTGACTTTGGCGTATCCTACCAGTTCCCGGCCAAATCGGTTACTGACATTATCAAACAAGCTTTCCCTAATTCCTTGGAACTTGGGCTTTATTCGATTGTGATTTCGATTTTTTTCGGTTTATTGCTAGGCATCATTGCCGCCTTGAGACATAATAAGTGGCAGGATTATAGTGCCATGTTCCTCGCAGTGGTGGGAATATCTATTCCATCTTTTGTGTTGGGGCCATTGCTTGCTTATTTCATCGGTGTGAAACTGGAATGGCTGCCTGTAGCCTTGTGGAACGGGCCCAAGTTTAAAATCCTTCCTTCTATCGCGCTATCTTTCGGTACGATCGCTATCCTGGCCAGGATGATGAGGACTTCCATGCTGGACGTGCTCAATATGGATTATATTAAAACAGCCAAGGCCAAAGGACTTGCTCAACCGGCTGTCATTGTGAAACACGCAATCCGGAATGCAATTCTTCCGGTAGTTACGATTATCGGTCCCATTTTCGTCAACATTATTACAGGTACTCTAGTAGTTGAACAAATCTTTGCAATTCCCGGATTGGGTAAACACTTTGTGAACTCCATCTCTACTAATGATTATTCCATGATCTGTGGTTTGACCATCTTTTATTCTGCCATACTAATTGTTGTTATTCTTGTAACAGATTTGCTTTATGGTTTGGTAGATCCTGGAATCAGACTCGGGAAAGGCGGGAAGTAA
- a CDS encoding peptide ABC transporter substrate-binding protein: MKAKKWLSSAMVLTLVGGLAAGCGSGNDSKGAGDGSGSSKPQEININYSAEPPILDSSKGTAQAAFTILNAFNEGLYRADKDGKMQPALAAGEPEISEDKLTYTIKIRDDAKWSDGEPVKAQDFVYSYRRTVEPSTKAQYAFMVAWIKGGSDVMKAETPEEVKAKQEAMGVKAIDDKTLEITLEKPVVFFKDLLAFPLFFPQRQDYVEKYGDKYGADFDKIIGAGPFKLTAWDHEAKLILEKNDKYWDANNVKLTKATVNIVKDQNSSLNMYETNAADVTILKGEAYESYKDKPDLKLKKELTNAYIMFQTKNEALKNQKIRQALDMAIDRQAFVDTVLKDGSKPSTGFVPFGTNDGNGQEFRKTAGDTQPKPDKEKAKQLLEEGLKEAGLSSMPTLKLMGDDTETAKKSLEFLVAQWSENLGIKVETEPVPHALRLEKSKNHDFDMVLALWGADYNDPMSFLDLWITGSDFNEIGWSNPKYDELIKQASVELDPAERAQQFVDAEKILMEEMPLSPLYFRTQPYAVKENIEGLLLPGLGMEWDLKYTSVK, from the coding sequence ATGAAAGCGAAAAAATGGCTATCGTCAGCTATGGTGCTTACCCTTGTAGGCGGTCTGGCTGCAGGTTGCGGTAGTGGAAATGACAGCAAGGGGGCAGGCGATGGAAGTGGAAGCTCCAAGCCTCAGGAAATCAACATTAACTACTCTGCGGAACCTCCTATACTGGATAGTTCCAAAGGGACTGCGCAAGCGGCCTTTACCATACTCAATGCTTTTAATGAAGGTTTGTACCGTGCAGATAAAGATGGCAAGATGCAGCCTGCTCTGGCTGCGGGAGAGCCTGAAATTTCCGAAGATAAACTCACTTATACAATCAAAATCCGTGACGACGCTAAGTGGAGTGACGGTGAGCCTGTGAAGGCACAGGATTTTGTTTATTCTTACAGACGGACCGTTGAACCTAGCACGAAAGCACAGTATGCGTTCATGGTGGCCTGGATCAAAGGCGGAAGCGATGTCATGAAGGCGGAGACTCCTGAAGAAGTTAAAGCCAAACAGGAAGCTATGGGCGTGAAAGCTATTGACGACAAAACGCTTGAAATTACACTGGAGAAACCGGTTGTTTTCTTCAAGGACCTGCTTGCATTCCCGCTCTTCTTCCCGCAAAGACAAGATTATGTTGAGAAATATGGCGACAAGTACGGAGCCGATTTCGACAAAATTATCGGAGCCGGTCCGTTCAAACTGACTGCCTGGGATCATGAAGCTAAGCTGATCCTGGAGAAGAACGACAAATACTGGGATGCTAACAACGTAAAGCTGACCAAAGCAACTGTCAATATTGTAAAAGACCAGAACTCCAGCTTGAACATGTATGAAACAAATGCTGCAGATGTAACTATTCTTAAAGGCGAAGCTTACGAAAGTTATAAAGACAAGCCTGACCTGAAACTGAAAAAAGAGCTGACTAATGCATACATCATGTTCCAAACTAAAAATGAGGCATTGAAAAATCAGAAAATTCGCCAAGCGCTGGATATGGCCATTGACAGACAGGCGTTTGTGGATACGGTTTTGAAGGACGGGTCCAAGCCTTCCACCGGATTTGTGCCTTTCGGAACCAACGATGGTAATGGTCAGGAATTCCGTAAAACGGCCGGCGATACCCAGCCAAAACCGGACAAAGAAAAAGCAAAACAACTTCTTGAAGAAGGCTTGAAAGAGGCCGGGCTATCCTCCATGCCAACACTTAAACTTATGGGTGACGATACGGAAACTGCGAAGAAATCGCTTGAATTCCTGGTTGCACAGTGGAGCGAAAATTTGGGGATTAAGGTTGAAACTGAGCCGGTTCCACATGCACTTCGTCTGGAGAAGTCCAAAAACCACGATTTTGACATGGTTCTAGCCCTGTGGGGTGCCGATTACAATGATCCGATGTCCTTCCTCGATCTGTGGATTACCGGAAGTGATTTCAATGAAATCGGTTGGAGCAATCCGAAATATGACGAATTGATCAAGCAGGCTAGTGTTGAATTAGATCCAGCCGAGCGTGCGCAGCAATTCGTTGATGCAGAGAAAATTCTGATGGAAGAAATGCCTCTGTCTCCACTATACTTCCGTACACAGCCATATGCGGTAAAAGAGAACATTGAAGGCCTTCTGCTGCCGGGATTAGGTATGGAGTGGGATCTGAAGTATACTTCTGTAAAGTAA